A genomic segment from Bacillus cereus G9842 encodes:
- a CDS encoding NAD(P)-dependent oxidoreductase — MEHKTLSIGFIGIGVMGKSMVYHLMQDGHKVYVYNRTKAKTDSLVQDGAQWCDTPKELVKQVDIVMTMVGYPHDVEEVYFGIEGIIEHAKEGTIAIDFTTSTPTLAKRINEVAKSKNIYTLDAPVSGGDVGAKEAKLAIMVGGEKEIYDRCLPLLEKLGTNIQLQGPAGSGQHTKMCNQIAIASNMIGVCEAVAYAKKAGLNPDKVLESISTGAAGSWSLSNLAPRMLKGDFEPGFYVKHFMKDMKIALEEAEKLQLPVPGLSLAKELYEELIKDGEENSGTQVLYKKYIRG, encoded by the coding sequence ATGGAACATAAAACTTTATCAATAGGTTTCATTGGTATTGGCGTAATGGGAAAAAGTATGGTTTATCACTTAATGCAAGATGGTCATAAAGTATATGTATATAATAGAACGAAAGCAAAAACAGATTCTTTAGTGCAAGATGGTGCACAATGGTGTGATACGCCAAAAGAGTTAGTGAAGCAAGTTGATATTGTAATGACAATGGTTGGATATCCACATGATGTAGAAGAAGTGTATTTTGGTATAGAAGGAATTATAGAACATGCAAAAGAAGGTACGATAGCAATTGACTTTACGACATCTACACCTACTTTAGCAAAACGTATTAATGAAGTTGCAAAAAGCAAAAATATATATACGTTAGATGCACCTGTCTCAGGAGGAGATGTTGGTGCGAAAGAAGCAAAACTCGCAATTATGGTAGGTGGAGAGAAAGAAATATATGATAGATGCTTACCTTTACTTGAAAAGTTAGGAACAAACATTCAATTACAAGGACCAGCTGGGAGTGGACAACATACAAAAATGTGCAATCAAATTGCGATTGCTTCCAATATGATTGGAGTATGTGAGGCTGTTGCTTACGCGAAGAAGGCTGGATTGAATCCAGATAAAGTGTTAGAGAGTATTTCAACAGGGGCAGCAGGTAGTTGGTCATTAAGTAATTTAGCTCCTCGAATGTTAAAAGGAGACTTTGAGCCAGGATTTTATGTAAAGCATTTTATGAAAGATATGAAGATTGCTTTAGAGGAAGCAGAAAAATTACAATTACCAGTCCCAGGCTTAAGTTTGGCGAAAGAATTGTATGAAGAGTTAATTAAG
- a CDS encoding serine hydrolase domain-containing protein, with translation MIKKVMIMASLSAIVGGGVYYFLVSPNIKENTVLTTKVNPTIEPEVQGNIEGKEEQQIDYASISQKLDQYLVGKQFNGTVLVTDKEHVILNKGYGYADVQNKIENTPQTKYRIGSITKTVVATSILQLQEQGKLNIQDNVNKYIPSFPENKNITLYHLLTHTSGLPEHAKGNVNAASRLQLINWIGRQNLEFPAGTGWRYTDYNYMVLAYIIEHISKKPLGDYIKENIFVKADMHESGMGNMVPGDKNFTKGYVKKNQELVPAQKLGMDWLYGCGEMYTTVGDMKKLDEAIINGKLLSEQSIQAMFSPSAERKYAFSFYIYADYFHNHGVLSGWNTFNNFNKEKGIFVMLFSNVKNSMDDDFNKEFRKMVNDLLEQRG, from the coding sequence AGTATTAACAACTAAGGTGAATCCTACTATTGAACCAGAAGTGCAAGGGAATATAGAAGGAAAAGAAGAGCAACAAATTGATTATGCTAGCATATCTCAAAAATTAGATCAATATTTAGTCGGAAAGCAATTTAATGGAACAGTTTTGGTAACAGATAAAGAGCATGTTATATTGAATAAAGGATATGGGTATGCTGATGTTCAAAATAAAATAGAAAATACGCCTCAAACAAAATATCGTATCGGTTCTATTACGAAAACAGTTGTTGCCACATCTATTTTACAGTTGCAAGAACAAGGTAAATTGAATATTCAAGATAATGTAAATAAATATATTCCTTCATTTCCGGAGAATAAAAATATTACACTATATCATTTGTTAACCCATACCTCTGGTTTACCTGAACACGCAAAAGGCAATGTTAATGCTGCTTCCCGTTTACAGTTAATTAATTGGATCGGACGTCAAAATTTAGAATTTCCTGCAGGAACAGGTTGGAGATATACAGATTATAATTATATGGTTCTTGCTTATATAATAGAACATATCTCGAAAAAACCTTTAGGAGATTACATAAAAGAAAACATATTTGTAAAAGCAGATATGCATGAATCCGGTATGGGAAATATGGTACCTGGCGATAAAAATTTTACAAAGGGTTATGTGAAAAAAAATCAAGAGCTTGTACCAGCGCAGAAGTTAGGCATGGATTGGCTATATGGTTGTGGTGAGATGTATACGACAGTTGGAGATATGAAGAAGTTAGACGAAGCAATTATAAATGGAAAACTTCTTTCTGAACAAAGTATACAAGCAATGTTTTCACCTTCAGCAGAACGGAAATATGCATTTAGTTTTTATATATATGCAGATTATTTTCATAATCATGGTGTATTATCTGGTTGGAACACTTTCAATAATTTTAATAAAGAAAAAGGAATTTTTGTTATGTTATTTTCAAATGTAAAAAATAGTATGGATGATGACTTTAATAAAGAGTTCCGAAAGATGGTAAATGATTTATTAGAACAAAGGGGATGA